cagcaggcGGCACAAGCTCAAgtgcagcagcaacaacagcaacaagtGCAACAAGTTGTACAGCAAGTTatacaacagcagcagcaacaacaagtTCAACAAGCGCAACAACAATCATCTACGCCATCTTCAACTGTGGCAACTTGGAGCACAACAGTAACAACCCCAAGCAATGTTCAGGTGAAAGATTGTAGAAGATGTATTAAGAGAGTTAATTATCTCTTATGTCTACGattaaatgtttatatttattgcATCTTCTATAGGTACTTGGAATCGGTGCACTTGGAAGGCCAATGCAAGGAAGCAACAATGTAATTACCACAAAAGATGGACAGAAGATCGATGTACAGACGTTATCAGCATTAGCAAGACCACCAGAGTCAGTCGAGGGTGATATAAAAGTAGCCAGTATTGATGCTAGACAATTAGCTAGCGGCCAAGTTATACATATTCCTGCTGCTCAAACAACACAACCTGCAGTTCAGCCAATTACAATTGCAGGTACATTGACCAATGACTGTTAATTTGAATTTCCTCTATCTATAACTAGGAAAACCATATTAACACttcaatatgtatattttacagGAACGCAAGCACAACAGCTAACTTTAATTCCTGCATCCGCGTTAGCAAGCTTAACTGCCCAGCAAGGTAACATGATGAGGAGCGTTGGTAACGGCAGTATAATGCAACTTCAACCTGCTGGTGGAATGAACGCGACAAATGGTTTTCTTCAGTCGATACCTGTGCAAAATATTCCAGGTTTAGGTAATGTGCAAGTTATACCTGCAAGTGCTCTTCAGCCTGCCACCGTTCAAACGCTACCTGCAACAGCAGCTGCACCGATTGTTGCTGCTCCAACCGTACAATTAGATTCGAACGATCCGACAAAGTGGCAAATTTTACAAACTCTTCAATCGAATAACGCGTTAACAACGCCTACCCCCACATCACACCAGCATCAAGTAGCTACTGCACCATCTGCAAATATCGAGACGGATTCTAATAAGCAACATCGTAGAAGGGTTGCTTGCACGTGTCCTAATTGCGGAGATGGTGATAGGTAGGATTTTAAAACTAATCTGTATTTGTTCAAGTTCATAACAATTTTATAGATTGAAATTCATATGAATAGGAATCGAGATATGACTAGAAAACGGCAACATGTATGCCATATAGCGGGTTGTAATAAGGTATATGGAAAGACCAGTCATCTTCGGGCTCATTTGAGGTGGCATACAGGAGAACGACCGTTTGTTTGTAGTTGGATATTTTGTGGTAAGAAATTTACTAGGTCGGATGAGCTTCAGAGGCATCGTAGAACTCACACCGGTGAAAAGAGATTCCAATGTCCTGAGTGTACTAAAAAATTCATGCGATCAGACCATTTGACGAAACATATAAAGACACACACGAAGATTCGGAGTACGGTAAGAAGAGTTGTAATCTGACTGGGATCAGTTCGGTTTAgagatgaacgaaaagaatgggaAGCCGAAAATGTTGTAGgtctattattattttttcataGTTTTCTTTCTATTCTAGGAAGCAGCTACTTCAACACAGGAGGGTTCCTCAGATAGTCAATCTTCCACGgaagaaaaaattattattgcTCTGCATAAAGATACAGAGCAGTCTGATATAGTTATTACTGAACAGATCGATGAAATAAAGCCTGAACCAACGAATCATGTAACAAaggaataaaaataagaattatgTTTTTTCCATATGGGATCATTTGCCTGGAAGGTTTAGGAATAAAAAAAGCTGTTGGTTAAAACGTTGGTTGTTATGTTAACAACATCGATGAAAGATTTAAAAATCTAGGTAGTGTTACATTGTTTATGAGAGCTCGTAAAAATTATTGCAATTATGTTTTGCAATGCAGCTAAACGCGAGGGGAAACTTTTTACAGGGATTATTATAATTCAATATAGTATATAATCTATTTTTGTATTGATGGGCgaattttgtaaatatgtataataattgtatattaattgtaaaaagaaagatcttttgcacaaaataaattttacactTATAAACAGTTTTTGATATTATGACTCTCAGATATGTTCAGTCTTTGAccttaatatagaaaaattttatgCTATGTAGAGACAACAACTGTTGCATTCGATTAATCTTTTCAGGCTATTACTTGGATAAAATCATATACAGAATAAAAACCTAAAAGATAAGATGTTTCAttgcttttatttatttgtataatggCGAAAGTTTCTCTTTAAGAAAGAAGCCTCATTCTATCACCTATATTTGTATGTCATTATATGCTAATTATATtccttataaattatacatatgtatatattgtatttcaaatatttcatatttcttttatattttaatgtaacgcataaaatattactttttatatagtaaaagtctaattttaatacatcttaattgatatcttatttttaatcaactttaatttatggaaatcaTTTTGTCGGTTTTTTAATACAttaagaattaatatttttacttaaCTTCCGGATTGCATAAACGAATAAGGAAACAATTACAATTGGAATGTTTAAAAACGGATGTGTGTTTCTATAGTGGAAAGCGAGGCTGCGAATCTCTTCTTGGTAGCCAATGGTAACATAGCTACAAGAGAAAGATACTGTTCTCATTTCACTGTCATGAGTTTAAGAGCTCCCAGGTGTGGTGTATTCAGGTGTATTCGACTCGACGTATGCATGTTCGTTCGAATATGACTCGTCAATGCTATAAACAAATGGTCGACTTTTATCAAGATGTGCATTAATTCAGTTATCTATACGTCTAACGAGTCGATTTTAATTTTTACTCGTAAGAAACATCAGTGCATCTGAATTTTTATCGGCCCTGGAAAAATTTGGAATGTTGTGGATTCTGTTCGTTCATAGTGAATCAGAAACGGATGCAAAGTGCGGTAGTTTCAAAGACTGTTCCTCTGGGGGGATAGAatcgttttatcaattttaggtaaattatttataatttgtctCATTATACTTACGACATATGTTTCTAAAGTATAAAAATTGccaatacaaatataaaatatcgtagaaaatgttgaaattattttttcgcTAACCTAATTGCACTATTTTCTGTGTAGGAGGTCTAATCTTATCTCAAAATGTGTTTCAGCCATTCTACATGCTACAGTCTACAATTTAATTTGATCATAAGGATTGtgattcaaatttatttaaattaatcgttttattgttataatacGATTTTAACAGAGGTGGtaaatacttttataaaaattgaacAAGGATGCCTGCACCACCTCCACCTCCACCTCCTGTCCTCAACACATCTGGTTCTGGGGTAGCAGATCAGGATAGAAATTTACTTCTTCAGTCAATTAGAGCTGGCAAAACTTTAAAGAAAACTATAACCGTAGATAAAAGTGCACCTGTAGTTAGTGGTAAGTTATAAAGTATGTATATTTTTCAGTCAGcgatacttattattattatcattttagGTAGAGTTAGAGGTGAATCAGGAAACTCTTCTTCCTTACATAGCAAGGAAAATAGTTCTAATGTAGCAAACAGTGGCATTAGCACAAGTAATGGAGGCCCCATAGGACTAGGTGGATTATTTCCTACTGGTATTCCTAAATTGAAGCCTGTAGGATCTCGGACTTCTGCAGGTGAAAAGAATAATAGTAATGTTAATAATACAAACTTTGGTCAATCGACTGCCCCTAGCATAAAAAGAGGTCCACCGCCAATTCCACCACCAGCCACTCAAAAGCCACAACTATTTGTTCAGGTAAAGATATCTAAAAAATTATATGTTAATATAGATTTGAAGATTTTGTGTCACATTTTAGAAGGCAAACTCAATGCCAGGACAAAGTACTGCAGACTCTAGTTCTAATATGGAAGCACCTAAGGGATTTGGAAAGCCTACTCTTGCTCCCAAACCACCTACCACATCAACATCTGCATTGCACAAACCATCACCACCTCCTAAGAAATTAAACTTAACTGGAGGAAGTGTGTCAAGAGCACAAAGTATGCGATTGCCTAGATCACCTCCTGTACTTGCTCCAACTCCACCTTCCCTTCATCAGTCTCAGGATTGTCTGAACGAGACCCAATCGAGGCCTACAAATCGAATTCTTAAGCCTCCAGTCGCGAAACCTCCTTCTCCACCTACATCTAGATCAAACAATATACCCTCTACAGCAACTAGAGTGGCACCGCCACCTCCTTCTAGAGTAACTGTTAGCGCTCCTTGTATACCACCTCCACCTCCGCCCCTTCCGCATCGTCCAGCTCCTACTCATCAAAGACTAGCCccgccgccgccaccaccgccAACACCTCCCACAAGGAGTTCTTCCATGCGCAATGGACAGACGATGAATGCTCTAGATTTAGAGGTTCGGTTCGCGGATATGTTTCATTCTATTGCGAATTTCCCGCCGCCGGAGCAATTTAAGGGGTTTACGAAAGTCTACAGCAGCAGAAATGGTGAGAACGATATATTTAAAAGTCCATCATATTCGTTTTCGAATCATACTATTAGGCGGTATACTGCGgagttatttttataaatttgcataTCTAAAACTATTCATCATTTCTTGCATATGATTTACTACTGACAATGAGTCACCATGTTATATTCATATATCATAAATCAACTAGTTTGTATTGTTTCTGCTCATGAATAGAAAGTTTATCTCTTTGCATATACATTTATGTGGCACAAAGTAAAATTAAGTATGAAAAATAAAGCACATACTTATTTAACTAatttaattgtttattatatatattacaatacaGCAACTAATACTAGGTGCTTACTTAAATACTTGAGCTAATTGCTTGCATTGCGTGATATGCATCTTCAAGATCCAACTGCATGTTAAAGTAATTACCTGATTATCGAGCGAATTTAAGTTTtgtcaagagaaaaataatagaaGTATTTGAAAATTCCAGCTGCAAAACAACAAGCTCCTGCGCCACCCATGCAAATGTCTTCTATATCCAATACAATGGTATCATTAAATACTTCATCCGGAGGTTAACTGTGACAATACAGAACCACTTCTTTGGCACATTCAagtaatttgttatatttattatgttatacaACTAGTTTTAATAGTTTTCGAAATATTATTACATTGAAATGAAAGGTTTagatgaaagaaaaaggaagcggAATAAAAGTATTAAAACTACTATGTATTATGAAGTATCATGAAcattttatgtttattaaaaataaaatgttgattttaatgtttttaatttcacaGCTCTACAAATTTCTCGTATAAAATTTTGATACGTCGTATTATTGAGATAGTATATggtaaatttaaagaaaagaactgcgtttatattatatatatatcttgaaTGTAATATCCTGAATGGTTTTGTAATAAGGACAAAGTCTTATATACCTTTATTTATAACAACgactttttattattaactaATGTACAATATTAAATATCAGAATTTTTTTAGATATAGTTTATTGTAGCTGGCAGTTAAACGATGTGAAACTTTCCTAGTTCTATGTTCTTGTAAGTTGAAGACAGTCTATTTTGCAAATTTCATGTTAATatgatgaaatatatatataatatgtaaacaATGATTCTTATAATGATCacgattttatttaaaatagacaATATAATATCCGTGATATCATCGATAAATAAATCAAAAATTTCCATTGTCCCAAAACATTCGTTCTTTTCTTGTATCTACTTGAATTAATCGAAATTTTCACATCGGTAACTTGAGTGGGGACAATGCAGAGACTGATAATGcaattaaattaaaacgatCTTTATACTTCAAGTTCCTTTTCAATGATCCTACGATACTCGTCAAAACCACCTTCGATGCATCGAACAGATCCTTCTCCACATACCCAGAGTTCGGTGCATACCATGCGAATTAATCTTTCGTCGTGTGAAACTAATATAACACCTGCCTGGAAGATTATTCAAAATAGAATTTGCATAACATAAACTAAGAGAAAATTTAGGACGACTTTTTACCTGGCAAGTATTCAATGCTTTGCCTAAAGCTTCGATGGATTCGATGTCTAAATGATTCGTAGGTTCATCAAGTACCAAAAAGTTTGGCATTGCAGCACACATTAGTGCAAATGCTACTCTAGATTTTTGCCCTCCAGATAAAGAACTAATAGTCTGCAAAGCTAAATTACCACTTATTCCAAAGCTTCCAAGCATTCTTCTGTATTCCTCAACTGGTTTACC
This genomic stretch from Bombus vancouverensis nearcticus chromosome 16, iyBomVanc1_principal, whole genome shotgun sequence harbors:
- the LOC117154445 gene encoding uncharacterized protein LOC117154445, whose product is MKRSVDGRSISQEEIEDHDLLQTQQQQQQDEAEQQQQQLEQQTAQPQIRFLTTNAAVLQQLQQQQDVQQQAQQQQQPQVITLQQLQNFVPLQTQQPQHDQQRAQTISVQSLPQQFLQGAQLISTQAQAALQQQQQQSQQQQTQQQSQQQQQPQQQLSYSVIPQMQTVNIDGQEALFIPSSAMSAAGGHHQSQPTMQFATANGQQVQLASQQVQLANGQTIITPQPVSLIKAPSVFPTSIIQNITAQTVQLPTGQSVQVRPLQFPMQHVQQTVPVQVPVTASNGQTVYQTVHFPVQALSSVFNVPATQMIPQITQQIPQVAQIITPNGQIQQVQIANIPQLQSLQNQQVTQVAQQVAQQQAQQVVQQQAQPQVVQSVQQQQQQQAAQAQVQQQQQQQVQQVVQQVIQQQQQQQVQQAQQQSSTPSSTVATWSTTVTTPSNVQVLGIGALGRPMQGSNNVITTKDGQKIDVQTLSALARPPESVEGDIKVASIDARQLASGQVIHIPAAQTTQPAVQPITIAGTQAQQLTLIPASALASLTAQQGNMMRSVGNGSIMQLQPAGGMNATNGFLQSIPVQNIPGLGNVQVIPASALQPATVQTLPATAAAPIVAAPTVQLDSNDPTKWQILQTLQSNNALTTPTPTSHQHQVATAPSANIETDSNKQHRRRVACTCPNCGDGDRNRDMTRKRQHVCHIAGCNKVYGKTSHLRAHLRWHTGERPFVCSWIFCGKKFTRSDELQRHRRTHTGEKRFQCPECTKKFMRSDHLTKHIKTHTKIRSTEAATSTQEGSSDSQSSTEEKIIIALHKDTEQSDIVITEQIDEIKPEPTNHVTKE
- the LOC117154450 gene encoding uncharacterized protein LOC117154450 — protein: MPAPPPPPPPVLNTSGSGVADQDRNLLLQSIRAGKTLKKTITVDKSAPVVSGRVRGESGNSSSLHSKENSSNVANSGISTSNGGPIGLGGLFPTGIPKLKPVGSRTSAGEKNNSNVNNTNFGQSTAPSIKRGPPPIPPPATQKPQLFVQKANSMPGQSTADSSSNMEAPKGFGKPTLAPKPPTTSTSALHKPSPPPKKLNLTGGSVSRAQSMRLPRSPPVLAPTPPSLHQSQDCLNETQSRPTNRILKPPVAKPPSPPTSRSNNIPSTATRVAPPPPSRVTVSAPCIPPPPPPLPHRPAPTHQRLAPPPPPPPTPPTRSSSMRNGQTMNALDLEVRFADMFHSIANFPPPEQFKGFTKVYSSRNAAKQQAPAPPMQMSSISNTMVSLNTSSGG